In one window of Brassica rapa cultivar Chiifu-401-42 chromosome A07, CAAS_Brap_v3.01, whole genome shotgun sequence DNA:
- the LOC103844333 gene encoding uncharacterized protein LOC103844333 yields MKAMETIQDLIEEAKIRTVWWALCIFSVTYFLTHTSKSMWMNLPMAILILGALRILLNQIEFRWKVMPDPRQSRLSYPDKKQLSLNDPRLSTTPPPPRWKKKIDSPVVEAAINDFIDKILNDFVINLWYSLITPDKEAPELIRGVIMDALGEISVRVKEINIVDLLTRDIVDLIGDHLEIFRRNHAAIGTDVMKTLSSEERDDRLKYHLMASGELYPALISPESEYKVLQKIVAGILSVVLRPREAQCPLVRTIAREIVTCLVVQPLLNLAAPERINEVLEIIINIIKEGNFEQFSGEEQSVYSASLSASDSQAKSMNLAKVNEQETPSVDDEIHPELRIQQHSGDWARMLEVATQRRTEVLTPENLENMWTKGRNYKKKEHKKSLKTGSSVSTTTGAEEKAVVHLPPRVSVDKHSLAQIEEDISRTASCEGGRHMYEVGVRNEPPSDGNKNRLKRSNSTSDLLQPETRLALLGVGEGPLITDFYTSAYIKHNENHTCDSKSPNIVLHKESQQCSKLKCRVLGAYFEKLSSKSFAVYSIAVTDTENKTWFVKRRYSNFERLHRQLKEIPNYNLQLPPKRIFSSSTEDAFVHRRCIQLDKYLQDLLSIANVAEQYEVWDFLRESSKNYSFGKSSSVMKTLAVNVDDAMDDIVRQFKGVSGGLMRKVVGSPLEENDQVPARHLSWSVHDINTQLAKETATESMHSSISDNEDIDKLGENSQGEGRLVSEANGWHSDNELDSKCFPPRVVRRLGEPENVPFDKENDYKAKSEVRGFSDSQHADPSTSVAHSPTGVPEWNPPNVSVPILNLVDKVFQLNRRGWLRRQVFWISKQILQLVMEDAVDDWLLREVCWLRNEDTVAHGIRWAQDLLWPNGVFFTRVGDGQEASDRTDPSDNAFQIAGQLGGMKEVKPSSFEQQFEASRRASEIKKFLFDGAPTALVSLVGHNQYRRCARDIFYFTQSNVCIKQLTFAILELLLRTVFPELKDLLRDIRENSNGRSE; encoded by the exons ATGAAGGCGATGGAGACTATACAGGATCTGATCGAGGAAGCCAAAATACGGACCGTATGGTGGGCCTTGTGCATCTTCTCCGTCACCTACTTCTTGACCC ACACGAGCAAGTCTATGTGGATGAATTTGCCAATGGCAATCCTCATTCTTGGCGCTCTTCGGATTCTTCTTAATCAGATTGAGTTCAGATGGAAAGTTATGCCAGATCCAAGACAGAGCAGGTTGTCTTATCCCGACAAGAAGCAGCTCTCCTTGAACGATCCTCGTCTTTCCACTACCCCACCACCTCCTAGGTGGAAGAAGAAAATCGACTCCCCTGTTGTGGAAGCTGCCATCAATGATTTCATCGACAAGATCCTTAATGACTTCGTTATTAATTTGTGGTACTCTTTGATCACGCCTGATAAAGAGGCCCCTGAACTCATCCGTGGAGTTATCATGGATGCTCTTGGTGAAATTTCTGTAAGGGTTAAAGAGATCAATATCGTCGACCTGCTAACTAG GGATATAGTTGATCTGATAGGTGATCATTTGGAGATTTTTAGAAGAAACCACGCTGCTATAGGTACTGATGTTATGAAGACATTGTCATCTGAAGAGAGAGATGACAGATTGAAATACCATCTTATGGCTTCTGGCGAACTTTATCCTGCACTCATTTCACCTGAGAGTGAGTACAAG GTTCTTCAGAAAATAGTCGCTGGCATATTATCTGTGGTTCTCAGACCACGAGAAGCTCAGTGCCCTCTTGTTCGAACAATAGCTAGGGAGATTGTTACTTGCTTGGTAGTTCAACCTCTTTTGAATTTAGCAGCCCCCGA GCGTATCAACGAAGTGCTTGAGATCattatcaatattattaaagaGGGAAACTTTGAGCAGTTTTCTGGGGAAGAACAGAGTGTTTACTCTGCCTCATTGTCAGCCTCCGATAGCCAAGCAAAAAGTATGAATTTGGCAAAAGTTAATGAGCAGGAAACACCATCCGTAGACGATGAAATACATCCTGAACTGCGCATTCAACAGCACTCTGGTGATTGGGCTCGGATGCTAGAGGTCGCAACGCAAAGGAGAACCGAGGTTCTTACTCCCGAAAACCTCGAAAACATGTGGACTAAAGGAAGAAACTACAAAAAGAAAGAGCACAAAAAATCTCTGAAAACGGGCTCTTCAGTTAGTACTACTACTGGTGCAGAAGAAAAAGCAGTGGTACATTTGCCCCCTAGAGTTAGCGTTGATAAGCACTCACTAGCGCAAATCGAGGAGGATATTAGTAGAACAGCTTCATGTGAAGGTGGGCGCCACATGTATGAGGTTGGTGTTAGAAATGAACCTCCTTCTGATGGGAATAAGAATAGACTTAAGAGATCTAATAGTACGTCGGATCTTTTACAACCTGAAACGAGGCTGGCACTATTAGGAGTCGGTGAGGGGCCTCTTATCACAGATTTCTACACCAGTGCTTACATCAAGCACAATGAGAATCATACATGTGATAGTAAATCTCCAAACATCGTTCTTCACAAAGAGAGTCAGCAGTGCTCAAAGCTGAAATGTCGG GTTCTTGGAGCTTATTTTGAGAAGCTGTCATCAAAATCATTTGCAGTATATTCTATTGCGGTGACAGATACGGAAAACAAAACTTGGTTTGTTAAGAGAAG ATACAGTAATTTCGAGCGGTTGCATCGCCAACTCAAAGAAATCCCGAATTACAATTTACAGTTGCCCCCCAAGCGTATATTCTCATCAAGCACCGAAGATGCTTTTGTTCATCGCCGCTGTATTCAGCTGGACAAATACCTACAA GATCTCTTGTCTATAGCTAATGTTGCTGAACAATATGAAGTTTGGGATTTTCTAAGGGAGTCCTCAAAA AACTATTCATTTGGAAAGTCTTCATCGGTGATGAAAACTCTTGCAG TTAATGTTGATGATGCCATGGACGATATTGTACGCCAGTTTAAAGGGGTCTCGGGTGGCCTTATGCGCAAGGTTGTAGGATCTCCACTTGAAGAAAATGATCAAGTTCCTGCGCGCCATCTCTCCTGGAGTGTACATGACATAAACACTCAGCTCGCTAAGGAAACTGCAACCGAATCAATGCACAGCAGCATTTCCGATAATGAAGACATTGACAAACTTGGAGAGAATTCCCAAGGGGAAGGTAGACTTGTTTCAGAAGCTAATGGGTGGCACTCAGATAATGAATTGGACTCTAAGTGTTTCCCACCAAGAGTGGTTAGACGTCTTGGAGAGCCTGAGAATGTGCCCTTTGATAAGGAGAATGATTATAAAGCGAAATCTGAAGTAAGAGGGTTCAGCGATTCGCAGCATGCCGATCCATCCACAAGTGTGGCTCATAGTCCTACTGGCGTACCTGAG TGGAATCCGCCCAATGTCAGTGTGCCGATTTTGAACCTAGTCGATAAAGTGTTTCAGTTAAATAGAAGGGGCTGGTTAAG GAGGCAAGTTTTCTGGATATCAAAGCAAATATTACAGCTAGTTATGGAAGATGCTGTGGATGACTGGCTCCTGAGGGAAGTGTGTTGGCTGCGGAATGAAGACACAGTAGCTCATGGAATACGTTGGGCTCAAGAT CTTCTTTGGCCAAATGGCGTGTTCTTTACCAGAGTGGGTGACGGTCAAGAGGCATCGGATAGGACCGACCCTAGTGATAATGCTTTCCAAATCGCAGGCCAACTTGGTGGCATGAAGGAGGTTAAACCCAGTTCCTTTGAGCAGCAATTTGAAGCTTCACGTAGGGCTAGTGAAATCAAGAAATTCCTTTTCG ATGGGGCGCCAACAGCCTTGGTGAGCTTGGTAGGGCACAATCAGTACAGGAGATGCGCAAGAGACATCTTCTATTTCACTCAG TCAAACGTATGCATAAAGCAACTAACATTTGCAATACTGGAGCTGCTACTCCGAACGGTATTCCCCGAGCTGAAAGATCTTCTGAGAGACATAAGGGAGAACTCAAACGGCCGGTCAGAGTAA